A genome region from Bacteroidales bacterium includes the following:
- a CDS encoding magnesium transporter CorA family protein — translation MIETIKIGTIKWYHIIDPKEEDLQYLKDNFYFHPLDIDDCRSKLNQRPKIDIYDDYYFIILHFPKFDRINRFLKTKEVKIFWGEDYVITIGNTHWVVKDLFDEAMDQYQRKEEFQIGTSDALLYHILERLMTETLSMIRKIGSDVEFLNRDLFNKNSQKTIERISVTRKNIILLNTIFKPQVPLFHKFESGAVEGYAENMEDYWGNILDYYQKLWDMTEDYAELIEGLSKTFDSLQANRTNQIMKILTLISSIVLPLSFITGLYGMNVMLPIQDNPYAFWGVMGVMATLVVLMLLYFKMKNWM, via the coding sequence ATGATAGAGACTATTAAAATCGGAACCATCAAATGGTACCACATTATCGACCCTAAAGAGGAAGACCTGCAATATTTGAAAGACAATTTCTATTTCCACCCCCTCGATATCGACGACTGCCGCAGCAAACTCAACCAACGACCAAAAATTGACATTTACGATGATTATTATTTTATCATCCTCCATTTCCCGAAGTTCGACCGCATCAACCGGTTTCTGAAAACCAAAGAGGTAAAGATTTTCTGGGGCGAGGATTATGTGATTACCATTGGCAATACGCATTGGGTGGTCAAAGACCTGTTTGACGAAGCTATGGATCAATACCAGCGCAAAGAGGAATTTCAGATAGGCACCAGCGACGCCTTGCTGTATCACATCCTGGAACGGCTGATGACCGAAACGCTTTCGATGATACGCAAAATCGGAAGCGATGTGGAGTTTCTCAACCGTGATTTATTTAATAAAAATTCTCAGAAGACCATCGAGCGCATCTCCGTGACGCGCAAAAATATCATCCTGCTCAACACCATCTTTAAGCCACAGGTGCCTTTATTTCATAAGTTTGAAAGTGGCGCCGTCGAAGGCTATGCCGAGAATATGGAAGACTATTGGGGCAACATTCTCGACTATTATCAAAAGTTGTGGGATATGACCGAGGATTACGCCGAACTTATTGAGGGGCTGTCAAAAACCTTCGATTCTCTTCAAGCCAACCGCACCAATCAGATCATGAAAATTCTCACACTTATCTCCTCTATTGTTCTTCCACTTTCGTTTATTACCGGGCTCTACGGCATGAACGTTATGCTGCCAATACAGGATAACCCATATGCTTTTTGGGGTGTGATGGGTGTGATGGCAACATTGGTAGTTTTGATGTTGCTGTACTTCAAGATGAAGAATTGGATGTGA